The Bacteriovorax sp. BAL6_X genome window below encodes:
- the ftsW gene encoding putative lipid II flippase FtsW, translated as MNSIENTDRFGKLFLIITSIIVGVGIVMVYSSSYMFSKEVYGTSLHFFSRQILFALMGVGMAYVVAKTKYQFWIKFSFHLNLIVAFLLVLTFIPGLGVVAKGANRWINLGFGSLQPGELAKYTILMMSLFFFENYEKLNLKNRLKYAANIGLVLLLLLLQPDFGTFFICALGMGFTCFISNFSRKYFYIMGVVGTILSSLILVAQPYRVKRLMAFLDPWANPRGSGFQVIQSWIGFANGGFFGKGIGNSLEKLFFLPEAHNDFIFSVIGEEFGFLGVLAFVVLFVAFTHTGFRLALSLKDDIAKKMVMSIIFIIGVQACLNMGVVLGLLPTKGLNLPFVSYGGSSLMSNLIAIGVIFSCVSRQQAMSGNKPFFSQQ; from the coding sequence ATGAACTCTATTGAAAACACGGATCGTTTTGGAAAACTATTTTTAATTATCACATCAATTATTGTTGGTGTTGGTATCGTCATGGTTTATTCTTCATCCTATATGTTCTCAAAAGAAGTTTACGGAACAAGCCTTCACTTCTTCTCAAGACAAATTCTCTTTGCCCTAATGGGGGTGGGGATGGCCTATGTTGTGGCAAAGACTAAGTATCAGTTCTGGATAAAGTTTTCATTCCACTTGAATCTTATAGTTGCCTTCCTATTAGTCCTTACATTTATACCTGGATTAGGTGTTGTTGCTAAAGGTGCCAATCGTTGGATTAACTTAGGATTTGGTTCATTACAACCGGGTGAACTTGCAAAGTATACGATACTTATGATGTCGCTTTTCTTTTTTGAAAATTATGAAAAGTTAAACCTTAAAAATCGTTTAAAATATGCGGCCAATATTGGATTAGTTCTCTTGCTATTACTCTTACAACCTGACTTTGGAACATTCTTTATTTGTGCCTTAGGTATGGGCTTTACATGTTTTATTTCGAATTTCAGTCGTAAATATTTCTACATCATGGGAGTCGTTGGAACAATTCTTTCATCACTTATACTTGTTGCTCAACCTTACCGTGTAAAAAGGTTAATGGCCTTTTTAGATCCTTGGGCAAATCCAAGAGGAAGCGGTTTCCAAGTTATCCAGTCTTGGATTGGTTTTGCTAATGGTGGCTTCTTTGGAAAGGGAATTGGTAATAGTTTAGAAAAGTTATTCTTTCTGCCTGAGGCCCATAATGATTTTATCTTTTCGGTTATTGGTGAAGAGTTTGGCTTTCTAGGAGTTCTCGCATTTGTTGTTCTCTTTGTTGCATTCACTCATACTGGATTTAGGTTAGCTCTTTCTTTAAAAGACGATATAGCTAAAAAAATGGTCATGTCCATTATTTTCATTATTGGTGTTCAAGCTTGTTTAAATATGGGGGTTGTTCTTGGATTACTTCCAACAAAGGGACTTAACCTTCCATTCGTTAGCTATGGTGGATCATCACTTATGAGTAATTTAATTGCTATCGGTGTAATCTTCTCTTGTGTGTCACGTCAACAAGCGATGTCAGGCAATAAACCGTTTTTTTCTCAACAATAG
- the murC gene encoding UDP-N-acetylmuramate--L-alanine ligase has translation MNINIQNISVHFIGIGGIGMSGIAEILLSLGYKVTGSDISESANVARLRELGANVFIGHKRENIIDNTTVVVYSSAVNESNPEMQMAREKQIPIMRRAEMLAELMRLKRGIAIAGTHGKTTTTSFLATILQASNYEPTYIIGGIVSNLAGHAKVGAGEYLVAEADESDGSFLMLNPIMSVVTNIDLDHMDHYGSEDVLMDSFEEFINKVPFYGISSLNADDERLMSLVPHIKKPIVTFGIEKPADYQAVDIKMSDLCSEFDLIVGPENLGRFIINLPGKHNVQNALGAISIAHKMGVPVDMIRSSIRSFENVGRRFQLLYKNEDVEILDDYGHHPTEIAKTLNTLKEIREHKKIAIFEPHRFSRTKDCWNEFLHCFNDVDELYMCPIYPASEVPIPGITSDRLVEDINKLHPGLAKTIELKDLDTIIKSNKNSTIMTLGAGSIGRVIREWVLDNDRNE, from the coding sequence ATGAATATTAATATTCAAAATATTAGCGTGCATTTTATTGGTATTGGTGGAATTGGGATGAGCGGTATCGCTGAAATTCTACTGAGCCTTGGGTATAAAGTAACGGGTTCAGATATTAGTGAGTCTGCCAATGTTGCTCGTTTAAGAGAATTAGGTGCTAATGTTTTCATTGGACATAAGCGTGAAAATATAATTGATAACACGACAGTGGTTGTTTATTCATCTGCTGTAAATGAATCTAATCCTGAAATGCAGATGGCCCGTGAAAAGCAAATTCCTATTATGAGAAGAGCGGAAATGTTGGCGGAGCTCATGAGACTTAAAAGAGGAATCGCAATTGCGGGAACTCATGGTAAGACGACAACAACAAGCTTTCTTGCGACAATCTTACAAGCTAGTAATTACGAACCAACTTATATTATTGGTGGTATTGTTTCTAATCTCGCGGGACACGCAAAGGTTGGAGCTGGTGAGTACCTTGTTGCAGAAGCAGATGAGTCTGATGGTTCTTTTCTTATGTTAAATCCAATTATGTCTGTTGTAACAAATATTGACCTCGATCATATGGATCACTACGGTAGTGAAGATGTTCTTATGGATAGTTTTGAAGAGTTTATTAACAAAGTTCCCTTCTACGGGATCTCTTCACTTAATGCAGATGATGAAAGACTTATGAGTCTTGTTCCACATATAAAAAAACCAATTGTTACTTTTGGAATTGAAAAGCCAGCAGATTATCAAGCTGTCGATATTAAAATGTCTGATCTATGTTCAGAGTTTGACTTAATCGTTGGTCCTGAAAACTTAGGTCGCTTTATAATTAATCTTCCAGGTAAGCACAATGTACAAAATGCACTTGGAGCAATCTCTATCGCTCATAAAATGGGTGTTCCTGTAGATATGATTAGAAGTTCAATTAGAAGCTTTGAAAATGTTGGTCGTCGTTTTCAATTACTGTATAAGAACGAAGATGTAGAGATTCTTGATGATTATGGCCATCATCCAACTGAGATAGCTAAAACTCTAAACACATTAAAAGAAATTAGAGAGCATAAGAAGATTGCTATTTTTGAGCCACATCGTTTCTCTCGAACAAAAGATTGTTGGAATGAATTTCTACACTGTTTCAACGACGTTGATGAGTTATATATGTGTCCAATTTACCCAGCTAGTGAAGTCCCTATTCCAGGAATTACATCAGATAGACTTGTCGAAGATATTAATAAACTTCATCCAGGGCTTGCTAAAACAATTGAACTTAAAGATTTAGATACAATTATTAAGTCTAATAAGAATTCAACAATTATGACATTGGGTGCTGGCTCAATTGGTCGAGTCATTAGAGAATGGGTTTTAGATAACGATCGAAATGAATAA
- the ftsA gene encoding cell division protein FtsA: MKEKNIVVGLDVGTTKVCTIVGIQNISNQNTGKAELEIIGIGTHPSHGLKKGSVVNIDKTVRSIHNSLEEARLMAGVDIHSATIGIAGSHIYSFNSSGVVAVKGNEISQDDVDRVLEAAKAVVMPSDREIIHVIAQEYKVDNTTGIKNPIGMCGTRLEAHVHIVTGSISLIQNLVKCVEHTGIKVENVTLQPIASSESVLSPEEKEMGTLLVDIGGGTTDLALWKDGALVHTQVIPVGGNHFTNDLAVALKIPHAEAERIKINHGSVLPEQVNQSAHITVQGISGTKPREVQLNTVANVLGARAEELFDLIKNIIREKNLGDDISGGVVLTGGGAMIKGMPDIGEYLLERPLKIGFPIAFGGMTNIMQNPKFSTVLGLLLEASKGKEVDVEEEEDINQIDIVSKLSGSIKSVFREIF; this comes from the coding sequence ATGAAAGAAAAAAACATCGTTGTCGGTTTAGACGTTGGTACAACTAAAGTCTGCACAATCGTAGGTATCCAAAATATTTCTAATCAAAACACTGGTAAAGCCGAGCTTGAAATCATTGGTATTGGTACTCATCCAAGTCATGGTTTAAAGAAGGGTAGTGTTGTAAATATCGATAAAACGGTCCGTTCAATTCATAATTCTTTAGAAGAAGCGAGACTAATGGCCGGAGTTGATATCCATAGTGCAACTATTGGAATTGCTGGTAGCCATATTTATAGCTTTAATAGCTCAGGTGTTGTTGCTGTAAAAGGTAATGAAATTTCACAAGATGATGTTGATCGCGTACTTGAAGCTGCTAAAGCAGTTGTTATGCCAAGTGATCGTGAAATCATTCACGTTATTGCACAAGAGTATAAGGTTGATAATACAACTGGAATCAAAAATCCAATTGGTATGTGTGGAACTCGACTTGAGGCCCACGTACATATTGTTACAGGTTCAATCTCACTAATTCAAAATCTCGTTAAATGTGTGGAGCATACTGGGATAAAAGTAGAGAATGTTACACTTCAACCAATTGCATCTTCTGAATCTGTTCTTTCTCCTGAAGAAAAAGAAATGGGAACTCTACTTGTTGATATTGGTGGTGGGACAACTGATCTTGCTCTTTGGAAAGATGGGGCCCTTGTTCATACACAAGTTATTCCTGTCGGAGGAAACCATTTCACAAATGATCTTGCTGTAGCACTTAAGATCCCACATGCAGAAGCAGAAAGAATTAAAATTAACCATGGTTCTGTTCTACCTGAACAGGTTAATCAATCAGCACATATAACAGTACAAGGTATCTCTGGAACTAAGCCAAGAGAAGTACAACTAAATACAGTTGCAAATGTACTTGGAGCAAGAGCTGAAGAACTATTTGATCTTATAAAAAATATAATTAGAGAAAAGAACCTAGGAGATGACATCAGTGGTGGCGTAGTCCTAACTGGTGGTGGTGCAATGATTAAAGGAATGCCAGATATTGGTGAGTACCTTTTAGAGCGTCCACTTAAAATTGGTTTTCCAATCGCTTTTGGTGGCATGACAAATATTATGCAAAACCCAAAGTTTTCTACAGTTTTAGGTCTTCTACTTGAAGCTTCAAAAGGTAAGGAAGTAGACGTAGAAGAGGAAGAAGATATTAATCAAATAGATATTGTAAGTAAATTATCAGGGTCTATTAAATCAGTATTTAGAGAAATTTTTTAA
- the ftsZ gene encoding cell division protein FtsZ codes for MFEISDNNELKLTEGAKIRVVGVGGGGCNAVNTMIKAGLTGVEYIVANTDSQALAVNLAPTKVQLGVELTKGLGAGANPEVGRKAALDEYEMLSQVLEGSDMVFITAGMGGGTGTGAAPVLAKLARELGALTVGVVTKPFIFEGKKRMRQASTGIQTLEENVDSLITIPNQRLLQLAGESLSLVETFMKADEVLLNAVRGISDLINTTGHINADFADVSTVMSNKGLALMGTGLCSGPDRAIKAANEAISSPLLEDISIDGATGIIINITGGSSMTMHEVNEAATLIMEAADEDAEVIFGSVVDDELEDNIKVTVIATGLGGREATVNVAPQQEVRRPVVQEAKPVYVAPATPATPVVEEKPVFEQPVVQPTVQQAAYHEAPIQSNPQVDAMREIQVEAQREQQAQESARSHSFDGDNSETSQRPSLTDSIREAASQYEASKSEVDPWANEKVLTGNNSAAEKSDRPKSIAEKLGFINFDEDELDTPSYLRKEETPQTSGNETFRQVER; via the coding sequence ATGTTCGAAATTTCTGACAACAACGAATTAAAATTAACTGAAGGCGCGAAAATTCGCGTTGTTGGTGTTGGTGGCGGTGGGTGTAATGCCGTAAACACAATGATTAAGGCCGGTCTAACTGGTGTTGAATATATTGTTGCTAACACTGACTCACAAGCACTTGCAGTTAACCTTGCACCAACTAAAGTACAACTTGGTGTTGAGTTAACAAAAGGTCTTGGAGCTGGGGCAAACCCTGAAGTTGGTCGTAAAGCAGCTCTAGATGAGTATGAAATGCTTAGCCAGGTTCTTGAAGGATCTGACATGGTATTTATTACTGCCGGTATGGGCGGTGGAACAGGAACTGGTGCAGCTCCTGTACTTGCAAAACTTGCACGTGAATTAGGTGCACTAACTGTAGGTGTTGTGACTAAACCATTTATCTTCGAAGGTAAGAAGAGAATGAGACAGGCATCAACAGGTATTCAAACTCTTGAGGAAAATGTTGATTCACTAATCACAATTCCAAACCAGAGACTTCTTCAATTAGCTGGTGAAAGCCTTTCTCTTGTTGAAACTTTCATGAAAGCTGACGAAGTTTTATTAAATGCTGTTAGAGGTATTTCTGACCTAATCAATACGACTGGTCATATCAATGCTGACTTTGCTGACGTTTCAACAGTTATGTCTAATAAAGGTCTAGCTCTAATGGGTACAGGTCTTTGTTCAGGGCCAGATAGAGCAATTAAGGCCGCTAATGAAGCAATCTCTTCACCACTACTTGAGGATATCTCAATTGATGGTGCAACAGGTATCATCATTAATATCACTGGTGGTTCTTCTATGACTATGCATGAAGTCAATGAAGCAGCGACTCTAATTATGGAAGCAGCTGATGAAGATGCTGAAGTAATCTTTGGATCAGTTGTTGATGATGAACTTGAAGATAATATCAAGGTTACTGTTATTGCAACTGGACTTGGTGGACGTGAAGCAACTGTTAATGTGGCTCCACAACAAGAGGTTAGAAGACCTGTTGTTCAAGAAGCTAAACCAGTATATGTGGCACCAGCGACACCAGCTACTCCTGTAGTTGAAGAAAAGCCAGTTTTTGAACAACCAGTAGTACAACCAACTGTACAACAAGCTGCTTATCATGAAGCTCCTATTCAATCGAACCCACAAGTAGATGCGATGAGAGAAATTCAAGTGGAAGCACAACGTGAGCAACAAGCTCAAGAATCAGCAAGATCTCACTCATTTGATGGTGATAACTCAGAGACTTCTCAAAGACCTAGCTTAACTGATTCAATCAGAGAGGCTGCATCTCAATACGAAGCATCTAAATCTGAAGTTGATCCATGGGCAAATGAGAAAGTGTTAACAGGTAATAATTCTGCTGCTGAAAAATCTGATCGTCCTAAATCAATTGCTGAAAAACTTGGTTTTATCAACTTTGATGAAGATGAACTTGATACTCCTTCTTATTTAAGAAAAGAGGAGACTCCACAAACTTCTGGAAATGAAACTTTTCGCCAAGTAGAGCGATAG
- the murB gene encoding UDP-N-acetylmuramate dehydrogenase translates to MNKIKDLLADIPNIEIEIDKDLSKYSTMRLQSKGDFITVKDLNGLKAVVRTLTKNNINYMVLGLGANQLLNEKIEHPIINLDFNYDRRILDQYNESYILPASVKLSSLTSHASKFGNMRWEVITGIPATLGGAVFMNAGTGLGWISEIINRVWYIDKEGNEYLHEATNDSFSYRQNNFLKTGDIIYQVELVSKGQDVNLGEKIRNYLLMRNKSQPLKEKTCGSVFKNIVGDKRTCTAGQFIDILNLKGLQVGDVRVSNLHGNFMENFDKATASDVKALIKIVQDELYLNYGLKFEPEVRIDI, encoded by the coding sequence ATGAATAAAATTAAAGATTTATTAGCTGATATTCCAAATATTGAAATCGAAATTGATAAGGATTTATCAAAATATTCAACAATGCGACTTCAGTCTAAGGGTGACTTTATTACTGTAAAAGACCTTAATGGTCTTAAGGCCGTTGTAAGAACACTTACTAAAAATAATATTAACTACATGGTGTTAGGCTTAGGTGCTAATCAACTCTTAAATGAAAAAATTGAACATCCAATAATTAATCTGGACTTTAATTATGATCGCCGTATCTTAGATCAGTATAATGAAAGCTATATTCTTCCTGCTTCTGTGAAGCTTTCAAGTTTAACTTCTCATGCTTCTAAGTTTGGGAATATGCGCTGGGAAGTAATAACTGGAATTCCTGCAACCTTAGGTGGTGCCGTTTTTATGAATGCAGGAACAGGTCTTGGTTGGATTAGTGAAATTATAAATAGAGTTTGGTATATCGATAAGGAAGGTAACGAGTATCTTCATGAAGCAACTAATGATAGTTTTTCATATCGCCAAAATAATTTTTTAAAGACTGGGGATATAATTTATCAAGTCGAGCTTGTCTCAAAAGGACAAGACGTAAACCTTGGTGAGAAAATACGTAACTACCTTCTTATGAGAAATAAGTCACAACCATTAAAGGAAAAAACTTGTGGAAGTGTCTTTAAAAATATCGTAGGAGATAAGCGAACTTGCACTGCAGGACAATTTATTGATATACTTAATTTGAAAGGTTTACAAGTTGGTGACGTTCGAGTGAGTAATCTTCATGGAAATTTCATGGAGAATTTCGATAAAGCGACGGCCAGCGATGTTAAAGCACTTATAAAAATTGTACAGGATGAACTTTATCTAAACTATGGTTTAAAGTTTGAGCCTGAAGTCAGGATAGACATTTAA